agatggcggacaagatggcggacaagatggaggacacaagatggcggccaagatggcggacaagatggcggacaagatggcggccaagatggcggacaagatggcggccaagatggcggccaagatggcggacaagatggcgaacaagatggcggacacaagatggtggccaagatggcggacaagatggcgaacaagatggcggacaagatggcggacaagatggcggacaagatgccagacacaagatggcggccaagctggcgcccgagatggcggccaagatggcggataagatggcggacaagatggcggacaagatggcggacaagatggcgaccaagatggcggccaagatggcggccaagatggcggacaagatggcggacacaagatggcggacaagatggcggacacaagatggcggacacaagatggcggacaagatggcggacaagatggcggcctagatggcggccaagatggcggccaagatggcggccaagatggcggccaagatggcggccaagatggcggacacaagatggcggacacaagatggcggacaagatggcggacaagatggcggacaagatggcggacaagatggcggacaagatggcggacacaagatggcggacaagatggcggacaagatggcggacaagatggcggacacaagatggcggacacaagatggcggacaagatggcggacaagatggcggacaagatggcggacacaagatggcggacaagatggcggacaagatggcggacaagatggcggacacaagatggcggacacaagatggcggacaagatggcggacaagatggcggcctagatggcggccaagatggcggccaagatggcggccaagatggcggccaagatggcggccaagatggcggacacaagatggcggacacaagatggcggacaagatggcggacaagatggcggacaagatggcggacaagatggcggacaagatggcggacacaagatggcggacaagatggcggacaagatggcggccaagatggcaaacaagatggcggacacaagatggcggccaagatggcggacaagatggcgaactagatagcggccaagatggcggacaagatggtggacaagatggcggacaagatggcggacaagatggcggacaagatggcggccaagatggcggccaagatggtggccaagatggcggccaagatggcggccaagatggcggacacaagatggcggccaagatggcggccaagatggcggccaagatggcggacacaagatggcggacacaagatggcggacaagatggcggacaagatggcggacaagatggcggacaagatggcggacaagatggcggacacaagatggcggacaagatggcggacaagatggcggacacaagatggcggacacaagatggcggacaagatggcggacaagatggcggacaagatggcggacacaagatggcggacaagatggcggacaagatggcggccaagatggcggccaagatggcggacacaagatggcggacacaagatggcggacaagatggcggacaagatggcggacaagatggcggacaagatggcggacaagatggcggacacaagatggcggacaagatggcggacaagatggcggccaagatggcaaacaagatggcggacacaagatggcggccaagatggcggacaagatggcgaactagatagcggccaagatggcggacaagatggcggccaagatggcggacaagatggcggacaagattgcggccaagatggcggacaagatggcggacacaagatggcggacaagatggcggacaagatggcggacaagatggcggacaagatggcggccaagatggcggacaagatggcggacaagatggcggccaagatggcggccaagatggtggccaagatggcggccaagatggcggccaagatggcggacaagatggtggccaagatggcggacaagatggcggccaagatggcggacaagatggcggccaagatggtggacaagaaggtGACCCGTTCGagatgggtggtgacacgtgggaggtgagtggtgacccgtgggttgtgactcgtgggaggtgggtggtgacacgtgggaggtgggtggtggcccgtgggaggtgggtggtgacccgtgggaggagagtggtgacccgtgagaggtgggtggtgacccgtgggaggtgggtagtcgcccgtgggaggtgggtggtgacccgtgggaggtgggtggtgacccgtgggaggtgggtggtgacccgtgggaggtgggtggtgacctgttggaggtgggtggtgacccgtgggaggtgggtggtgacccgtgggaggtgggaggtgatcggtgggaggtgggtggtgacccgtgggaggtgggtggtgacccgtgggaggtgggaggtgatcggtgggaggtgggtggtgacccgtgggaggtgggtggtgacccttgGAAGGTGGGAGGTGAAacttgggaggtgggtggtgacccgtgggaggtgggtggtgacccgtgggaggtgggaagTGACACGAGGGGGAAGGTGACACGAGAGAGAagatgacggctaattgacggctaattgacggctaatagACGGCTAATGGACGGCTTATTGACTTCTAATTGACGGTTATGGTCACTTATCACCATTATTTGTTTCGTcatcaaatcaatcaatcgattCAGTCGCGCTTAGACAGTGTGCAATTAGTCATCAGTTTATATATTGTTTAAATAACTGGTAAATTTGTACATCTGGAGCTGTATATACGTAATAAATAATGCATCTTCGGTCGCAAAAAAGGGCGAACCGCTCTGTACCAATTCTGCAGTCGGTACACTAACGAACTACGGTAAAGCGAGCTCCTGTTCGCCAGGCAAAGAGGAGCGCTTTACTATGCAAATAATGGAGCTTCGGCGTTGCTCCTGCTAAGCGATGAACGATATAGTATATAGCTACAGTCTCTATAGTTAGTCTTTCACAGTGTGTGTTCCGATATGCAGTTCACCTGTTGCTACTCTTCTCTATCTCTAGGAAACGGAATTCATATGATATCAGTTCTATTCAAGGTAGTTCATATCGCAATGCGATCTAATCAATATGATTCTAATCGTACGTATGACGAACCCATCTACCGGGCCCTTCCCGAGGTTTCCTGCTTCAGGGCAATGCGCCTAGACCCTCACCCTCTTCGTATTGTACCGAACTTGTGTACGAGGTAGTAGCGAATGTGTTACGTGTGTTCCGGTTGCGGTGCGTGTGAAATTTCGTTGCTGTACTGCACGTCCACTTCCGCAAAGCGCTATCGGACTCTTTACGTTCGATCCCGGAACCTAATCTCTATCGGTGTGCGTGGTGCCAACAGGAACTGGAACTGTGTATCGAGGGGACTGCGATAATCGATCTCGAAGTTTTGGAATATCTAAAAGAAATAAGCGCAAAGCCACTGGATTATGAATTGCTTCGAGCGGGGCGTTCAGGGTTTACCTTTGCCACCAGCAGTGTCAACTCGATGTCGATAACCTTCTGCCCGGGACACATTCGGCGACCGATGCCAAAGGGCAGGACAATCGATGCACCCGGTTCCGGTCGCTTGTTCACGACGTTGTGGTTTTCATCCCGCTGCTCGAGCCAACGATCCGGCAGGAAGCGATCTGCATGATGGAAGTTGTCCTCACTTTGACAGGCAACGCGCGTATGGCACAGCACGAGTGTCTTCGAGGTAAGATGATTAATTTCGTTAATGCGCTGCAAACAAACCGGCTAATACTAATACTTACTCCCGCCTGCAGATGATAGCCGGAGAGCTGGAAGTCTTCCTCAAGAATTCGCGCCAAGCAGGGCGTAGTGGGTGACAGGCGGTACGACTCCTGGATGCATGCCTTGGTGAAGCGAGCATTCACAAGATCATCGTTGGTGATGTTCTGCACACAGTGGCTAAATTCTTGCGCAATCTCACGCTGATGCTGGAGCGACTGGCTGAGGTTGTGCAGCAAAAAGGAGAGTGTGTTGGAAAGCTGCATGAAAGTAAAGAACAGGTTGAGACCGGGCGTCGGAAACGCTCCTTTGCCAAAAACAACCCACAATACGCACCGTTTCTATGGCACTGGTAATGAGGTCAATAATGCCGGATATCTTCTCCTTCGTATCCAGCCCTTCCGTTTGGAGTATGCTGATGAAGATGTGCTTCACGTCGTTGTCGGGACAGTTGAGCTGTTCTTCCTCCAGCGCCTCGTATACAATCTCTGCGATGGTACTGCAAAGCATTTGGTAAGTATTCGATCAGAGTTCGTGAACATTTGTCGCGAGAGTCTTCCGCGAACTTACTCGTAGATGATTTCTTCACAACGCACAAAGTTACGGTAGAGTCGCGTCGGAACGTACTTCCACAGCTTAAACCCGTAGTAGCTCTCACCGATGTAAACGAACGACTCCTTGACGGCTTCGGCAAGGCGCATAAATTTTTCGTTCTGTCTATTTGTCGTCAGGTAGCCCATTCGCCGTCCCAACACCAGACAGCAGATAACTGCAATGAGTTGAAAGGAAAGCATAAAGTTATCGTTGAGTGACGTACCCCAGTACACAACACTCACTCTCTAGCCCAACGGAGTTTGCTATATCCTGGAAGTTCCGGATCGTGCCGTCCTCTGTCCGCTGGTGGCGCACCAACTCCACAAAGTCATCACATATCTCATTGACGGATGGTATGAAGGATTGCAAGATGCGTCTGGAGGTGATTCCCGTCGTGAGCTTCATGCGCAGTTCGTGCCACTTTTCGCCCTGCCTGCAAGAACAAAACGTAAGACGTGTTGAAACAATCGGCGAAACAGCCGGGGATTAAAACACACATAAGGAGGACAACAATTCTTACGCATTAATCAGATTGGTCACCCCGAACCGGTCCGGTCGGCTGCTTCGATACACCTCGACAATTTCCGTCGGTGGCCGGAAGGGATAGCGGCTCGGGTACTTGAGCACCTTCTCCATGTCGGCACGATCGAACAGATTCACGATCGGGACCGTGTCAACGTCGAGCATGATTGAACCGTAGCGCCGATGCATCTCGGCGAACGTTTCGTGCACCTTGGCGTACCGCTGCCGACCGAGAAAGTATCGCCATTTGGTACCGATCAAGGGCAAACGCCTTGGTCCTGGTATGTCCCAGATCGATCTCACCTTCGGCAGACACTCGTCCGGCTCGGGCGGGGTGGCGCAAGCCGCCGTCGGTGTGGGCAGTCCGCCACCCTCGTCACCGGTGTGCTGGTGGAGCAGATGCAGCAGGAAGCTTCGGATCGATTCGATGATCTTCTTCGGCTTCGGGTTGTAGGACAGAAACATAAACAGCGTGACGAACGTGTAGAACAGCACTATCGTGACCGACATGGTGCGATCGTACGGGCTGGAGATGTCTGCGAAAGGGAAAAGCGAACAACGGGATGATGAAAACTCGATCGTGGTGGGTGTCGTGAGTGACGTAACAATATATCTCCCGTGGTCGCGGGAGAGCATGTGATGGCATGTGAACAAGTTTCAAGGTCAAGGTCACTTGCGATTGGGAGAGCGGAATGATATCATTCGTAAGATGTAAAGCAATTCCCGAAACCGGAACTAACCAGCGTTGAATTAGCCCCCGTCCCCCTGTGCACCAGATAATCGAAACTGTTGACAAACAGTTTAAATGACGCCGTACCGAATAATCTCAAGCCAAATTGGGTGATACAGGCCAGATAAGCGTCAATGTGCGCATTGATGCACGCGGGAGGCGGAGGTCCGTAAGCTTTAAAACATTATTGCACTTTCCATTTCATCACAATCGGCAAGTCACGGAATGTTCGCCATAAAAACCCCCGCCAGTCGGGCAATTCAAATCCCACAGCAACGGTGACAACCACCCAACCCAATATTGGGGCAGATCGATCAGATAACACTATCAGCGTATGCACATGCCGTCCTTTACACGTCCTTCATACAGATTCGTTATCGTCCAGTGTTTTCGTGCTTGGAACCTGTGCGAGCAGATAATTCGCACACATTTCGCTTCAAGCGTCCAATTTTCACCTACCATTCCGCTTATCAGGCGATAAACGTTGCAAGTCTTTTTGTCAACCTTGGCCATGGTTTCATGTGCCTTAATCCGGTGAGGAAAAGTTGTGACAGTGTCTGAACGGTGGAGGATCATCCATCCACTTCATCATCAGGTGAGCGTGTTCTCACCTTGCTTTCCCGGCCATTATCTCACACTCTTTCACTTTCAATCGAGCAACTCGTGATGGACAAAGAGCCCAGCGATCCAAGTTGCCCGGTGTTACGACCAGCGTTCGGGTGTTTTGTGATCTcctgctctctc
The Anopheles moucheti chromosome 2, idAnoMoucSN_F20_07, whole genome shotgun sequence genome window above contains:
- the LOC128309666 gene encoding ecdysone 20-monooxygenase: MDCVGSDTEMMDISSPYDRTMSVTIVLFYTFVTLFMFLSYNPKPKKIIESIRSFLLHLLHQHTGDEGGGLPTPTAACATPPEPDECLPKVRSIWDIPGPRRLPLIGTKWRYFLGRQRYAKVHETFAEMHRRYGSIMLDVDTVPIVNLFDRADMEKVLKYPSRYPFRPPTEIVEVYRSSRPDRFGVTNLINAQGEKWHELRMKLTTGITSRRILQSFIPSVNEICDDFVELVRHQRTEDGTIRNFQDIANSVGLEIICCLVLGRRMGYLTTNRQNEKFMRLAEAVKESFVYIGESYYGFKLWKYVPTRLYRNFVRCEEIIYDTIAEIVYEALEEEQLNCPDNDVKHIFISILQTEGLDTKEKISGIIDLITSAIETLSNTLSFLLHNLSQSLQHQREIAQEFSHCVQNITNDDLVNARFTKACIQESYRLSPTTPCLARILEEDFQLSGYHLQAGTLVLCHTRVACQSEDNFHHADRFLPDRWLEQRDENHNVVNKRPEPGASIVLPFGIGRRMCPGQKVIDIELTLLVAKIFQNFEIDYRSPLDTQFQFLLAPRTPIEIRFRDRT